A genomic window from Lotus japonicus ecotype B-129 chromosome 1, LjGifu_v1.2 includes:
- the LOC130732633 gene encoding uncharacterized protein LOC130732633, protein MGDSSSAAYIHLVHRLIEECILFNMSKEECMEALSKHANIQPVITSTVWKELEKENKEFFEAYSRSRAEIRASETETRQRIQNMISDNSSKQ, encoded by the exons ATGGGAGATTCATCGTCTGCTGCTTATATCCACCTA GTGCACCGTTTGATAGAGGAGTGTATTCTATTCAACATGAGCAAAGAAGAGTGCATGGAAGCTCTCTCTAAACATGCAAACATCCAACCGGTTATTACCTCCACCG TTTGGAAGGAGTTAGAAAAGGAGAACAAGGAGTTTTTCGAGGCATATTCAAGGAGCAGGGCAGAGATCAGAGCATCAGAGACAGAGACAAGGCAAAGGATACAAAACATGATTTCAGATAATTCTTCCAAACAATGA